One window from the genome of Roseofilum capinflatum BLCC-M114 encodes:
- a CDS encoding YbjN domain-containing protein, with protein MSDSVIENAIAEKLEPTAPDYTHEIEGVISTMIPEGQTVQAGHDPQEGYLWKFQYGTVEVYVQLTGQTDDDTLTAWSYVLSLPAKEEPKLMRKLLEMNWLATFEAHFAIVDNRVVVVATRTVAELSPGEIARAITLVANIADDNDEALMAEFGQ; from the coding sequence ATGAGTGATTCAGTGATAGAAAACGCGATCGCAGAAAAGCTAGAACCAACGGCTCCCGATTATACCCATGAGATCGAAGGGGTAATCAGCACCATGATTCCTGAAGGTCAGACGGTGCAAGCAGGCCACGATCCCCAGGAAGGGTATTTGTGGAAGTTCCAATATGGGACAGTTGAGGTGTATGTGCAACTGACAGGTCAAACGGATGATGATACGTTAACGGCCTGGTCTTATGTTCTCTCTTTACCGGCCAAAGAGGAACCTAAGTTGATGCGTAAGCTGTTGGAAATGAATTGGCTGGCAACGTTTGAGGCCCATTTTGCGATTGTGGATAACCGGGTGGTGGTGGTCGCGACGCGCACGGTTGCGGAATTATCCCCTGGGGAAATTGCGCGAGCGATTACGTTGGTGGCCAATATCGCTGATGATAATGATGAAGCTTTGATGGCTGAGTTTGGACAGTAG